Part of the Mixophyes fleayi isolate aMixFle1 chromosome 12, aMixFle1.hap1, whole genome shotgun sequence genome is shown below.
TTTGAGATTCCCATTTTAAAAACAGAACTGAAGCTCCTGCTTTGATATATACatatcttatttatatatatttttttcatggcCCTACATACCTAATCTCCAACACAATTGcgtttcctccagtttatttttgGCGTGGGAAAGAAGTCCGCTCTTTGGTGAGAAAACCAGAAGTCTGCCAAATCGTCCTGACTGCCTTTTCCTGTATTTTACACCTTTTTCAAATTCCGCCCTTTGGAAAAGAAATAATGGCTTTTGGATGTTTTGCTGACATAGAGGAAGAGAATATTTCAACAAAACAATTCTCACATTGAAACATTTTCTTGAGGCCACAAACTGTAGTGCTAGCTTGGTTGCCTTGGAGTCCTTTAGTACTATTATAATAGCTCCGTTACGAAAACCAAGTCACTGTTcacatatttattacatttcttaaatttattattttaaatactaaAAACGGTCAAATGAATCATCTAAAAGTATGGTCTTTATAAAACTGCcttctttaatttttatttattaaatccctgtaaaatgcaaatatgttTTCTTGAATTGAAGAACACATTTTAAgccttttcttttatatataatttaattttgttttaatagtaTAGTCTGCCTCTTCCATTTGGTTTCTTTGACTTCCTATCAGAAATGATAGGTGACGTTTTGGCTTTTATACAGTTTAGCCACAATGATTCCCATGTTTAAGCTGATGCACTGGGACTTTTTCAAGCTAGTATTGCAAAATGCTGCACATCAAAGAAATTCCAACCTAATGTAAGGCAGGGAAACttccttaaaatatttattacaatgtctGTGTTACTGAAATCCTTTGTTTTctggtatttaattttttttttgtcttgtgttttttgtttgctatAGATGTAAACCAAAATGAAATGTTGGTCAGTATGTTTGCAATCCAGAAACCTCTTAATGTTGGTGAAGAATGGTCCAGAGATGTCATGTCCACAGAATCAAAGACACAACTGAGATATTCCTACAGAGTTGTCTGCAGTGAACATTACTATGGTGAAAGCTGTTCTAGACTTTGCAAGCCCCGTGATGATCGTTTTGGACACTACGTTTGTGAATCTGATGGCAGCATAGCATGCCTGAAAGGATGGAAAGGAGAATATTGTTCAAAACGTAAGTGTTCTTTTCTGAACTGGGAACAACGTAACATGGTCCTGCTCTGCaggcatatattttattaatgacttacatataataattcaCTTTATATCACAGAGAGGTAACATAGGCTATTCCTTCTAGAATCTAAAGGTCAAATCTATGAAGTGTGTTACATTGAAAACTGGGCTTGCAGAACACACTTACATTCTTGTTACAGGACTCAAGTGCTCTTTTGTTAATATATTCTTATAGCAGACCTCATCAATAGCAGCTCAGGAACACAGATGGCAACAAAAAATAAAGCTGCTCCTTAAATGCACTTGTCTGTGGGCTAGTAATAGCGTGTACACTATGCTTCTAAAATGGCTATagctattaaaatgaatatacaaTTCCAGACGTCTTCAGTTTTTCCTTGTTGAATTCCTCAGTCGTTAAAAGCTCTTCCATATCTGCACATACAACTATCAATTTTCTCAAATCTTATTTTCATTTAGTTCTTGCACTAAAGACCAATTTAGCACAGACACTTTAGCTTCCTGTATGCCCAAAAGTGCCTGCCAACATGGTAAGGTTGTCACTACTCCCATGATACATCTTCAAACTGTAGCTCATTCAGCTGTTCATTAACAAAAAATTAAAGGCCTATGTGTGTGGTGTAGAAAGTGTGTGACCACATATTCTGCTCACTCTGCCCAGGGCTTTCCTTTTGACTAAAAAAATATAatctaaagaaatatttttagtGTATATGTGTAAACATTCGATTGTATTTATGCATACTCTCCCAATCTGCCTTGCACTTTAAGCCCTTCTGGTACATATGGTTTAACACATGAGGTTATTAATTTGAGACAAAAACAAAGTAATTGAGATGGGCATTGTTTCATTATTCAACTGTAATACAATgtcatatttaattataaatcgATATTCTTTTtaggactaaggggtatatttaagaaagcacggtagtgcactatcgtgcacttaccgtgtaaattaggccaggatgtgctctccgcaaatttattaaaggtgcatcgcagcagatatcactgatatctgctgctttgcactcctgatcgtttttgcgagcagtcaccattcaacagaatggtgactgctcctggccgcaatctaacaagtcccgaaaaaatgtttttttcgggaacttgttgtgttaatgtacgccagctgatcATAGGAAATGCTGCTAAAACTTGTGTTCTTCGGTATGTctagctctgctccggagagcagagctggacagcgcatgcgcagggagtgatcttatgatccctccctgtcacagcctcaagttttccggtcggcacatgcgcagtagcatgaagagGAAGAGATCCGGAGCCAGTGGtgagtgtgtttttgtttttttatcacagaaacagcagtttttcggaactactgtttctgtgttccatttttaataaatttgagaaatacatcaatccttatccatgcgataaggattgataagtatttctcgttttgtccgatacatgataaatgtgccccttagtcttTTCAGCATAACACCATACATATACTACATAGTAATAATCAAAAGTACAGGAAGTAACCGAGAGGTCACGTTGATGGATCCGATTATAGGTCATATGCTGCTGATGGTGATCAGCTTGACCATATGGATTTTGAAACCTTCACTTACCAATAAGAGCTTGCACTCAATACATTCTTATTTGTTTGTAGCATTGTAATGCTCCTGTCACAACTATTAGCACATGCATAAAATACAGATTATGGAGTAATGCACAAGATGAGAATGCTCACAGACCTTGTCATAACTGAAAATGAATGTGGCCTTCAGGTATTGGGGTCTACGCAAGATGAGACAATATTGAGAAAAGTGGATGATGTGTAAATCATTCCACTTCTAATGTTTAAAGCTCATGTTACTAGATGACTACCTAAAAGACCAATGAAGGGCAAAACACTTTAAATGTTTTGTGTAGAGTGCAGCTACTCTGACAGATGGATGAAGAGGAATTAAACTTGCAATCGTGCCTTTGCcctttctctggctgcttcattaTGTTACGGGACTACTAGGCTGCCTATGGAGTTGACTgctaaaaaaacagaataaagcGTATTGGAGAAGTAAAAACTAAATAGACCTGCTATTTAAGCATTGGTTAGAACATGAGCGCAAATATATGCTTGCCATGAACAGGTTAATTTTTGCTATAGGGAAATTGGTTAGTGAAGCAATTCTGGAAACCACGACTAGACCATTTCTTTCAGATTCAACAGGATTATTATTTCAACTCTTATCCAATATGCAGTTTGCTTGTTTAAATGGTAATAATGGATAAATGAACTACAGCCAAAAATGTTTTGCGTAAACAATAGAACACTGCAATATTTCTTTATCTGTGGCTGTTAAACCACTGTGTCCAGAATAGACACAAACCACAAAATGCATCTGTTCCTTACAAAAAGTATACCATTACTTTTATGGTAACTTTGTGTACTACTATTGTTTTACTACTGTGCCAGTCCTGTTTGCATGTAATGTGTTGCCGAATTCAATAGATCAGTTTTGAATACCTGACCTATGTTTAGACTGAGTATTGTTTAAACTCTGGGAAAAAATCTTTCTAGGAACATGTTTTCATACAGTAGTTACATATTCGCTAGTTCACAAAATGACGGCTGTAGTAGTACAAAACCTTTGGTTTATGTACTTAAGAgttagggggtctatttattagcAGAGTGCAATCTACATGCATAGCTGCAAACCGCAGTGATGCATAATGTAGCAGCATTGTTATTTACCATGACAGGGCTGCTCTGGGACTCCCAGCGAAGACACCCTGCACTCTACAAAGTCTATTTGCTAATCATGGACAGCCTAACGTTGCCGGTGTATGGAGGGAGTGCTATGTGTATAGCACTTCTGTGGGTGAGGGATTCAGAGAACCCGGAGAGGCTTGAGATGGATCCCATTGTAAAAGGCCATTAACGCCATCCTTGGGCCAGCGGAGCACCCCAATAATTGCGTGGACCTTGCTGCGCTTACCAGTCTTGCCATGTTCCACTGGCTCTCTGGTCCCCATAGATGGTTATAGGGACAACTAAGCTCCGGTAATGGGATTAAGGCTGGAGAAATCTGAGATTTCTCTGGCgtttaaccctttgttaaatagcAATAAGCAGTGAAAGGGCATTTTGCCGGCATTCACGCTTTTTAAATAGAGCCATGGTAAAGTGTCATATCCAGACTGTTCTAAACAGCTCCAATATGTTGTGTTCTTTCACAGAACATTGCTAGATTGCATAATAATGACAATCCAATGACTGAGATTATTCACGACAGCGCTGCAGTCTTTCTCTGGATGGGGAGTAAGACTATTTTCATTGCATTCTAATTTCCTTTATGCATATTGCGTGGCGTGGGTTTTGGGCGCGGCCTTTAGTATCATGCATTATTTGACAAAAGCGCACCAGAGTAGGCGTGTTTGCGGCGCGATTCTGTCGCTCTGCGGCGCAGCGGGGTCAAGTGTAATGTTGCACGCGTGCCTTGCTCTGGGCTGCTGGCTTGTGCCGTGCGCCACGCGTTGTTATTGTTATCGTTGGCTTTAGCCCGAGGGGACGAAGCTGAAAGAACAGCTGTACTCAAGAGGGGAGGGTTTCGATGGCTTAAACCAGCAACAACAGTAGCAGCTGTTCTCTTATTGAGACGGGGGCTGGGGGATGAAAACTCCTTGTTCAGAGTCAACCAGGCATTAAACGAGGCCCTTGTAAGCGTGCAAAATCAATGTCACACACGCGCAGCATGGCAAAACAGCGGTAAATTAACTGGCTGCTTGCTCCGACCTAACTGACTTGGTGGGGGGAGTATTAGAAGTGAGGCCCAGGGTCTGCCCTAGTAGTTTCCCTCTTTAGAAAAGGCAGAGCATATTTGATCATGAAGAGTAAGTGGGGGATATAAATAACTTGCAGATGTGTCTTGTGATTAAATAATCTCCCATTAAGTTCTTCATAAAATAAAGTGAGGATTTCGGAAAATTGGGAAAGCACTTTTAAGCAAAAAAGTGAAAGGTCCTATATCGGTGTATGGTTTACTGCACCTGGATTGATCCCACCAAAAACGGGCTTTAGATTTGTCCATTGAACATATATGTCCTACTGTGCAAATTGAACTTGATGATATAATTTGCCTAGACATCACTCATTTCTAGTAATAAAATGCAGTGTATTGGACTGACCACATAGCCTCAGGTTCCACAATGTATTTCTAGgctaactgtattgcattgtaaaATTTGTGCCAAATAGGGTCCGTATGTATAAATAGTATAGATCACATTACATTATACACAATGATTCTTTGGTACACAATGTTAATGCAGTCTATGATAAATGTTAAACATTCTGTGAGACTAAGTGGTAATGAAATAAACAAgatttagggatatatttattaaactgctggtttgacaaagtggagattttgcctataggaaccaatcagattctagctatccattagtacattctacaaaataacagctagaatctgattggttgctataggcaatatccgccactttttcaaacctggagcttagtaaatatacccattagtcttgcataaaaaaacaagattATATTAGTATAATCAAAATTTCTTTTAATTCTGTTTCCACAGCAATATGTCTGGATGGATGCAGTGAGCAAAATGGTTTCTGCAACAGCCCAGGAGAGTGCTCGTGAGTAGAATTTTAATCTAACTTTTTTTGTATTATACGTCATTGCAAACTTTCACAAACAAGTATTGTGCTTGGCATCATCTTACCTGTGCAGGTGATCCTGGCATAAATCCTATAATATGGTGTATATTGGCCTGCAATACCTtgctttgcatttaactaacaaagGAGTTTATTAGGAATAGTTCAAACTATTTTGCATTATACTTTTCTAGTGAATACTAAAATCCTATCACAGGAAAGTGAGTAATCCCTTTGTGATGCATTTGTATATAatgctaaaaatgtttttaaatatcacTAGATCACATCCTGTTATTTTTCTGCCAGCTGCTATGAAACATATTAGTAATGTATGTTGCTATATATTAAGGTCATTGTGATAGCCATATTCtgatttattttactatatgcGCTTTAAAATGttgtgtataaaaatatttgcaaCATCGTAAAatcgtatttatttttttattttcagatgtCGACCTGGATGGCAAGGTCGTTTCTGCAATGAGTGCATTCCCCACAACGGCTGCAGACATGGAACGTGTCAAACACAATGGCAGTGTATCTGTGACGAGGGCTGGGGTGGCCTTTTCTGTGACCAGGGTGAGTATTGCTAATTACCCTTCATGGATCTCCATCATAAACAGACATGGCAAAACCATACAAATGATCTCTGCTATAATATGGAGTATGTTTTTGATTACATTTAAGTGGACAACTGTTCATTTAATACCACGCTTTCGTGGCTCCTCTGCAATGGTTAACAGCCCCTTTCTAATTCATTACATTTCTTACAGATTTAAACTACTGCACCCACCATAAACCCTGCAAAAATGGAGCCACATGTATGAACACCGGACAGGGCAGTTACACGTGTTCTTGTCGAGCTGGATATACTGGGGTGAACTGTGATGAGAAGATCAATGAATGTGACAGCAATCCGTGTCGGAATGGTGGCAGCTGCACGGTAAGAAATGTCCCCCAAAAAGATTTGGGGGATCAAGAACTAAACATCTATTATTGAAAGACATCTTCAATGGTTGTAATATGCCTCTTGTGGCATATGgggataatttatttatatgatgaTTGTAGTTAAATccatttgtcttttgtttttttcccaaccTAAATTTAGCTTTTTGTCTAAAACTTACTATTGCATAAATAGTATTACATGCCGCCTTGAGATCTGTTTATATATCTCGTGATTTACCAACTAGCTGATATAAATGAGATGAATTGATCTTAAATATCGAATATTCTATAAAGTGACCTAAAAAAACCTTTAGTATTACTGAGCTGTCACTCATGCAGATCTGAGGTTTACACTGTGAGCATATGTTAATCCTTGTACGCGAGTGTACAGGTCAGTGATGTAAGAATAAATGATGGCATTCCTTCCTAGTCACCTTTAatgtattatgttttttaataCACCTAAAGTGGTGATTACATGTAGAATACACCAGTTCTCTGCTGTGTGGAGATCATTGTCCTTTCTCTCTTCCTTGTTTTTCTTGCATTACATTATCAGCTTGTTTGAACTAGAATCTCTCTTGCAGCTGTTTGTACTATCAACATTTATACACATAAAGGGAACAGTTCTCTTCTGTTTATACATGCTCAGCTGCTGTATATTTCGAAATCCCAATCATTTTCATACTAATGCTGCACAAAATAAGCTTTTATGCTTTTAAACACTTTAGCCTCATCACACAAGTCTAATGTCTTTGTACATTTTTTCCTAGGATGTGGAGAGCGGGTATGTTTGCGAGTGTCCTCAAGGATATTATGGAACCCACTGCGAACACAGTGTATTGAATTGTGCCGATTCCCCATGCTTTAATGGTGGTACATGTAGAGAACGAGAAATGGGTGCCAGCTATGCCTGCCAGTGCCCACTGGGTTACACAGGATCCAACTGTGAAAAGAAAGTGGACCGATGTACCAGCAATCCTTGCCTGAATGGTGTGTATTCAGTAACCAATTTGAAAGCCTACTCTTGCATAACATGTTTGTCTGGTTGCACGTTTTCTCTCCACAATCTGATTCGTGATCATTTGGGCTAAAGACCACTTCACAAATCTGAAAAGTTGCTGTACGAACAATCTCCCCATAATTGGCAGATCCAAATCGGATTGTAAAACACATTCTGTACTTGGTAACGACAGCTGGCCAAActcttccattcaattttgaacaaATTCATAATTTTTAGTCTGTCAACTTTTGATATAATGGTTTTGTCAAAAAACTACTGTACTGCATAAACAAACGGATTGATGTATAGTTGGCTTATAGCTGCCTCTTTATGGGAATGCTCCCAAAGACAAGCTCACCTAGTTTTGAGGATTGCTTACTATAAGGCACACATCACTCCTCTTTTCTTTAGGATTATTAGtgttaagtaaagcaaaaaatgtaaCACCAAAGGATACTTACATGCTATGAGTGAGGGGATAAGTAGGCAACAAAGTGAGAGGGCAGAGATCTGCAcatcttgtttttttatatatatatttagggcctgagtcattaaggagagcagagcaatggaaggggaggtaaatttataatgtggggtcagatttataattgaggtaGACAGTGTCTTTGATCTACATTAAATTTCAGCTATATAAAGCTCTTctttctgtgctacatgacaaaaaacagcattttctttatgtgcaaaataataaactaatttgcacctcttgtaatgtaacatggtttgtccaggagaaaatgtattcctttttttgccttgctctccttaatgactcggcccTTAGATTCCCCTCTTTCCCATAGCTTCCTGGATTTGTTTGACTATGCTACCGCAGAAAGACAAGAGTGCACTTTAACACTATGGTGACAGTCCGATTACACCAGTTTGGCTTCTCGGGCTTAAATGACAAAGCACGTTGTCCCTGCATTATTATTCACTGGTTACACAAAGTGGCATTACCTTACAGTTAAGTGCTAACTATGAAGTCCATCACAGTGCaccatattaaatatttatatctcTCAACAGGTGGTCAGTGCTCGGTCTTTGGTTACACCCAACTGTGCCGCTGTCGTCCAGGATATACAGGAACAACATGcgcaattaatataaataaatgtgctaAGAATCCTTGCTCCAATGGAGGGACCTGCTCTGACCAGCCTGGTGATTTTAGTTGCCGTTGTCTACCAGGATTTAGTGGGAAGACATGTGATGAAATATCCAGTGATAAATGTGCTATCAATCCGTGTATGAATGGAGGATCATGTCATATTGTGCCTTATGAAAAAACTGCTTGTGTTTGCCCGTTTGGTTTCATGGGAAACCACTGTGAATTCCAGGTTGACTCCCCAAAGGCCTGGGATTTTCCTTGGGTTGCTGTGTTCATGGGTGCAGGCATGGTGGGGTTTCTAGTGTTATCGTGTATGATTTTTGTGATCGTGAGACATTTCCGTCAGCAGCCAATGCAGGACACGAAGACGATGAACAATTTATCAGATTTCCAGAAGGACAACCTGATACCAGCCTCACAACTAAAGAATATAAACAAAAAGAAGGACCTGGAGGTAGACTGTGGTCTAGAAAAATCAAACTACAAGCTTAAAAACCACACCTTAGACTGTAACATAACCAATGGACTTATTGGTTTTAGTAATGGGACTGGAAAAGGAGACAAATTCCACAACAGTGAAAAATGTTTAGAAGAAGAAAAGTTCCCTCTCCGTCTACACAGGTGAGAGAATACTTCTAAGGCAACAAATATTTCAGGGCCTGTTCACACATTTATGACATGATTGTTAATTTACatgggtttgtttttgtttgtgggactttttatttttcattgcaaGGTGAAGATGTGAATAAGAATTGGGAGACTATGCAGCTTACAAATAGAGTAGGAAGCCACAGAATTGGCACTTGCATAGCATTTTTATAATGCATGAAGTCCGTTACTATTTGATGCTTGGAACTAGTTTTTCATTGAGTCCGTTGTAATTTGCCATAGTAGGAAAAAGGTATTGACACAAAGTATAGTAATAAAACGTTGCTTTTATTCCATTTAATGTAAAAGGTGGAATGTTTAGAGGAGAACTatacattcatattttatttctaGTACATATGTTAAAATATACAGTGAAgttgtatacatatattttgatACAGCAGAAATAATACAATCAGCATAGCAGCATTAAAGTAGTTGTACAATACATATGCAGAAAAAAATTGTCATCAAGAACTTGCGAGGTCTTGTGTGactgtttaaccaattttatgTGATTGACACATTTTATGTTCATCCCTCTAATGGTCCAGGTTAGTGAAATATAGATTTGCAGGAGTCTTCGTTAATCTTCTGGCCTTTGAAATTATTACACCACACAGTCAACCATTTTCCAGAATATTTGAGTTATCGCCAGTGACTAGAGAAGTGTCAACCCTACAAACACTTGCTGTAATTTTATAGGATGATCTTTCACATGGGGCCATTTATAGTGAAAGGTTGAAGTGCTCTGTTTAATTAGACTACCTTTTATCTGGCTGCAAAATGCCAATTATGTGATTCATAAGATCTACAGATATAGTCAAAGGCAAAATGTACAAATTTGTACTTTCTGCCCAACATTTGACCTACTGCCTTTACATATGCAAAGTTATATGTGACACTTATGGACCGAAGTGTTGCTCATCTGATACATGTAGCAAAGGAGTTAAAATGAAAATACCTTcaatacaaacttttttttttttactgagtgtttttgttttttctttacagtGAGAAGCCAGAATGTAGAATATCAACGATATGTTCCCCAAGGAATTCAATGTACCAGTCAATTTATGTGATAGCAGAGGAAAGGAATGAATGTGTGATAGCTACAGAGGTAAGGACATCGCTTCTAAAGTGCACGCTGGATTGGATTTCTTGTGAAGTTGATACTACTACTTATGCCAGAGATGATACTCCTAGATTATAGCACACATCCTCCTCATTAAGGGCTTCTTTTGTAAGTGCTGAAATGGACAGCAACCCACACGCCTGAAATTGACAATGTACCTGAATTTGAATGAAGGAAAATATTTTTGCTTATTACAGCATGGGCATATAAGAAGCTTTATGGAAATCTCCATTATACAGAAGTCCTTTTCCATATTCACTAGCATAGAAGTGGTTGGAtgatttacttttcttaatgatgaTTCATACCCCATTCAGTGCAAAAATATTGACTTATAATTTCAACTTTATAACAATTTAACATTGCTGTGCATGTAATGTGTAATGTAATCGTCTAATTAAATGGACTTGATAAAACTGACATGAACCCTAGTGTGTGGGTTAGGGAATTGTAAgggaactgtaagctccaatggggtagagaCTGATGAATGACagcactgtacagcactgcgcacatggcgctctataaataaataataaaaaccaaACAGCATAT
Proteins encoded:
- the DLL4 gene encoding delta-like protein 4 — its product is MKMEHSRICGLTFLFMIFQQVSSSGVFQLELHEFINANGMLANGDSCMPNCRIFFKICLKHYQAVVSPGSCTFGNVVTPVLGSSSFIIGNIERFTNPIRLPFNFTWPKTFSLIIEAVHKPTDVNQNEMLVSMFAIQKPLNVGEEWSRDVMSTESKTQLRYSYRVVCSEHYYGESCSRLCKPRDDRFGHYVCESDGSIACLKGWKGEYCSKPICLDGCSEQNGFCNSPGECSCRPGWQGRFCNECIPHNGCRHGTCQTQWQCICDEGWGGLFCDQDLNYCTHHKPCKNGATCMNTGQGSYTCSCRAGYTGVNCDEKINECDSNPCRNGGSCTDVESGYVCECPQGYYGTHCEHSVLNCADSPCFNGGTCREREMGASYACQCPLGYTGSNCEKKVDRCTSNPCLNGGQCSVFGYTQLCRCRPGYTGTTCAININKCAKNPCSNGGTCSDQPGDFSCRCLPGFSGKTCDEISSDKCAINPCMNGGSCHIVPYEKTACVCPFGFMGNHCEFQVDSPKAWDFPWVAVFMGAGMVGFLVLSCMIFVIVRHFRQQPMQDTKTMNNLSDFQKDNLIPASQLKNINKKKDLEVDCGLEKSNYKLKNHTLDCNITNGLIGFSNGTGKGDKFHNSEKCLEEEKFPLRLHSEKPECRISTICSPRNSMYQSIYVIAEERNECVIATEV